From Sporolactobacillus pectinivorans:
AAAGGGAACAGTAACGACAGATGACAGTGGCAAAATCACAGCAATTGATGCCATTATAGAAATTGGAAGCATTACAACACGAAACGCAGACCGCGACAATCATCTGAAAAGTGCAGACTTCTTTGATGCGGAAGAATTCCCGGAAATTCACTTCGTGTCAACATCGATCACGAACAAAGATGCCGAAGAATACACGATCAAAGGCGATCTGACAATCAAGGGCGTCACTAAATCTATCTCTTTTGATGCCGAAATCGGTGAACCGATCAACGATCCATACGGTCTGAAGCGAAGCGGAGCCAGCCTCTCGTTCTCTATCGACCGCCGTGACTATGGACTGACCTGGAGCCAGGCACTGGCAAACGGCAACCTTGTTGTCGGTAACAAAATTAAAATTAACGTCGATGCCGAAATCACCCAGAATCCCGCAGCGTAACGATCTGCGAAACAGTAAATCCAGGTATGCAATATGGAGTGCCTGAAAAGCTGGTGCTTTTTCAAATAAAATATAAACACCTGTATCAAAAAAGGCGACTCAAAAATTCAGAAAATGAATTTGGGCCGCTTTTTTTATACAGATTGATTTTATCTTCAATTAGTTGAATCCGCAGTACGGACTGATTCTTTGTGACTACCATGCAGGCTTGTTCTTCCTCACTAGTTCCCTTTGTCATTGTTCTCTCTCTCTCGTACCATTACTCACCTTTAAGTCTTGAAACCCTTGCGGTTCTATGGCTCCCGGATTTTCTAAAATATTTAAATATCTTTTAAAAGATTATAAGACGCGCGGCCTTCTTACCTGAAGAAAAACTTTCAAAAGAACAAAAAACGTTGCCAGATTCGGAAAAGCCATTCACTTGATATTGATGGACCCATTTCAGGACGGTATCGTGTCCGGATATATGGATATTTATGGTGTAGCGAAGTGCTGCCTGCCCCGGCTAGGTATTCACTAATAATTTTTATCTTAAAATATCATTAGAATACTTTGTCATATGAAAACCCCCCTGAAGTTGGTTTATTGTCCAACTTCAGGGGGTCACTTCACCTATTGTTCTCTTTATTTAATTTTTACAGTGTAAGGTTTTGTAATTGTTTGGTGATGTTTTGCCCTACGTTATAGTCTGATTGGCTAATATCTCCGTTCTTTAAAAGAACATCTAAGCTATTAGACATGTAAGAACCAAATTCTTTATACGTGTCTAGAGAATTTAAATCTGAATTAGTATTTCCAATGAAATTCTGGAAATTGAATAGTAGTTGACCACCGATATTGGCTCCCTGGTTTTCCTCTGCATCTAAAATATTACTGATCGCGTTACGAATTTTTCCAGGCGCAGATACGGGAGGGAAGGTGACTAATCCTTGTTTGACGTCATCAAACGATTGTATGGAGAAGTTTACGCCAGACCTTTTGAGATTCTGATATAGTTTCAAGTCTGCTGAACGTTCGTCAGGGTCCGTTTCTTTATTTATTTCAACGATATTCGGATCAATAGTACTTGTATCAGAGTCACTTGCTCCATCAAGCGCAGATTGAAACGACGAAGAATCGGTTTTATTGTTATTGGTCATAGATGTTCCTGATGTCTTTAATGAACTGTTAACATAAGAGTTGGTTCCTAATTCAGTATTCAAATAAACCATTATCAAAACCTCCCAATTGGATATAATCATCCATAATATCGTCTAATTTAAAAATATTTTCAAATTCCACCATCCTTGCCTTGCTTTCAATTACAAAATCATGTAATTTTTCAAACCGATATGCCACTCGGCCATGACATCGAACGTCCCATTTGCCACTTCGTCATCACCAGTAATATTGATCAGGTCACCATTTTTTGAATCGTCCAGTGCCATTTTTTCGGATCCTGTGGGCCTGTCAGCTCCTTATCCTCCCTCGCTCCGCTCAGTCCGGTACCGTTGAAACGCCCTCGTAACAAATAAATATATTATATAATCATTTCAAGAGATGATTATATATTCACAATATAGAATAATATGGGTTTTTTTCTCTCTGGTTGCCACTCTCAATTTTTTTGGCAGTAATTGCAGCAACTGTTTGGGTTATAGTTCGATTATTCAAAAGAAAGTTAAAAAAAACGAAGTGGTAATTTCACTTCGTTTTTACCTAATATCTGATTTTAATTTTTCAATAATAGTTAAAAAAAGCGTTAGTTGCGTAGCTATTATCACCCACATAAAGTGCTAAAGTTTCGGTGGTCTAGTAAATTCCACTATGCATCTAAGATTAAGGTCGAGTGAAGCTTGCGCTTTTCCAGAAGCACTTTCGGTACTTTTAATTATACCAAAGTGAGTAAATAGGGCATTAATTTTTCTTCTTCAGTTTTTGGGATGCGGCCTCACATCGATTTACCCACTGTTCGACAAACTGATCATGCGGCAGAATCCGATCCTTCAAATCACTGATGAACATGATCATCTCTTCTCTGCACCACTTGAGACAAGTTTGATAGACTTCTATGTCCAGATCGTCTTCGTCCCAGTACACGGGAATCATTGAAATTTTGCTACAATCATACAAATAGGCCCGTGTGTGTCCGTCGGTCAGAAATACTTCCCCACCAATCTTTTTGACTGGTAATGGCATATTATTTCTTATATTCAAAGGATCAAACTGTCCTTGAAGCCGGTCTATTTTTGATTGATCCAGATATAGTTGACTGGGGCGGATCTGGTACAGGTCCAGAAAAAATTTTTGCACAATGGGTCCTTCCTTTTTTACCTGATTTTCAGGCTTTTCTCCCGATAAATATAAGATAAACCAAAAGTGCCCCGATGTCGCAGAAAAGTATTAAAAGCGCCATTGGAAAATAGGTCCCGCTACCGCCGAGGCCGACAAGCGGAGATAATAGTGCACCAACTAAGTTCATCCCTAATCCAAGTATTGCCGATGCACTTCCGGCCGCTCTCCCCTGCGTCTGCATCGCAAGCGAAAAGGCTGTGGTGTTGACAAGTCCAACCATAGAGACGACGAAGAACAGCGGAAGCATGACGGCAATCAGCCGTGGCGGATTGAGCAGCAATCCTGAGAAAAGCGCAATACTGCCCGCCGCCGCGATCAGCGTGCCGGTGCGCAGCACTTTCTTCGCACCTGCCCTGCCTGAAAGAATTCCTGCCAGCTGCGACATAGCGACAATCCCTAGGCCGTTTGTCGCAAAAAACAGGCTGAATCCAATCGGCGAAACGCCGAACATGTCCTGCAGCACAAAAGACGATGCGGAAATATAACAGAACATCGCGCCCATAACCAGCCCAAGAACTGCCGCATAACCCATAAACCTCCGATCACGGCATATGTTGCCCATGGCGGAAAGCGTCCCGCTCAGTCCACCGGTAATCCTCCTTTCCATGGGCAAAGTCTCAGGCAGTCCGAAAAAAGCGCCAAGAAACAGGATTATACCGATCACACCAAGAACGACAAAAACACCATGCCAGGATGTAAATTTAAGAATCAGTCCGCCCATTATCGGTGCGAGTATCGGAAAAATTCCGTTGATCGCCATCAGCATCGAGAAGAATTTCGTAAGTTCCGTCCCTGAGTACAGATCACGTGCCACAGCTCTGGAAATCACCAGTCCCGCAGCGCCGGCCAGTCCCTGCAAAAAGCGGAGAATGACCAGCAGAATGATTGAAGAGACCATCGAGCAGAGAAATGAAGTACCGGTAAACACAATCAGGCCGGCGAGCAGCGGTCCTTTCCGCCCGTGATTGTCACTGTAAGGCCCGATAATAATCTGACCGATGGCGAGCCCGATCAGGCAAGCTGTAATGCTTAGCTGACCAAAAGACGTAGTCGTATGTAAGTTAAGCGTCAGGGAGGGCAGTGATGGCAGATACATATCCATCGACAAGGGTCCGAATGCCCCCAGTGCGCCCAAGATAATGACAAGCCAGGTTTGTCTTCGACGACCCGGCTCTGTGACTACTTCATTTCTAGAATCAGATAAACTCGCTTTCACGTGCAACAGCCCTTCTCTCTATTATTGAGTTTTTAAAACGATCACCTATACAAAAGTGTCTAACATTCATGTTATCACAGAATAAAAAGGAAGAAATCATTGAATTGTTTGAAAAGATTAATGAAGATGAGAAAGAATCCGCATATAATTATCTGCAGTGTCTGGACAAGTTTAAATACTGAACATGCAAAAGTTACAGCTGACTGACAAATAAAAGTTTAATAAAAATGTGGGGTCCATCCGTTTGTTCGTAAATCGTATGGACCGTTAATTTTTAATGAAATTAAAAAGACACGGCTGCTCATGTTCCAACTTGAGTGTAGTGTTTTTGGTTCGGTTCTTTCTTGTTTTGGTCCAGTTTTCTGATTTCGATTCGAATCCACCGCATTTCGGTTCCGTTTTCTGACTTTGGTTCGAGTCTGCTGTATTTCGAGCGTGTGAAGCATTCTATAGCTCAGTTATCCACAAGTCGATATTTTTATAATTTTCAAGAGACAAAAAAACACCGAATACTCAATTCCGGTA
This genomic window contains:
- a CDS encoding YceI family protein, which codes for MANWTIDTAHTETAFSVKHMGLSNVRGNFQTTKGTVTTDDSGKITAIDAIIEIGSITTRNADRDNHLKSADFFDAEEFPEIHFVSTSITNKDAEEYTIKGDLTIKGVTKSISFDAEIGEPINDPYGLKRSGASLSFSIDRRDYGLTWSQALANGNLVVGNKIKINVDAEITQNPAA
- a CDS encoding multidrug effflux MFS transporter encodes the protein MKASLSDSRNEVVTEPGRRRQTWLVIILGALGAFGPLSMDMYLPSLPSLTLNLHTTTSFGQLSITACLIGLAIGQIIIGPYSDNHGRKGPLLAGLIVFTGTSFLCSMVSSIILLVILRFLQGLAGAAGLVISRAVARDLYSGTELTKFFSMLMAINGIFPILAPIMGGLILKFTSWHGVFVVLGVIGIILFLGAFFGLPETLPMERRITGGLSGTLSAMGNICRDRRFMGYAAVLGLVMGAMFCYISASSFVLQDMFGVSPIGFSLFFATNGLGIVAMSQLAGILSGRAGAKKVLRTGTLIAAAGSIALFSGLLLNPPRLIAVMLPLFFVVSMVGLVNTTAFSLAMQTQGRAAGSASAILGLGMNLVGALLSPLVGLGGSGTYFPMALLILFCDIGALLVYLIFIGRKA